The Ignavibacteria bacterium genome has a window encoding:
- a CDS encoding flagellar protein FliS: MLEKAAVPLQPARKVVSQYRQNVHVNLSPVEIIIKMYDAAIFSLKRKDVFTADKAITELILALNFDKSNPKNVADVASGFLKIYEYCKSCIRKKKLEEAEKILQDLRDAWSQALKQQKEERINAFQTT; the protein is encoded by the coding sequence ATGTTAGAAAAAGCGGCAGTTCCGTTGCAACCGGCACGAAAAGTCGTATCGCAGTATCGCCAAAATGTTCATGTTAATCTTTCTCCTGTAGAAATAATTATCAAGATGTATGATGCGGCGATATTCAGTTTGAAAAGAAAAGATGTTTTTACAGCAGATAAAGCAATTACGGAATTGATATTAGCATTGAACTTTGATAAATCGAATCCTAAAAATGTAGCAGATGTAGCAAGCGGATTTTTGAAAATCTATGAGTATTGCAAGTCGTGCATTAGAAAAAAGAAATTGGAAGAAGCGGAAAAGATTCTTCAGGATTTGCGAGATGCGTGGTCGCAAGCGTTGAAGCAACAGAAAGAAGAACGAATAAACGCATTTCAAACAACGTGA
- the typA gene encoding translational GTPase TypA, whose protein sequence is MTKRTDIRNIAIVAHVDHGKTTLVDHMLRQTGTFRENQTVVTRVMDSNDLEKERGITILAKNTSVFYQQKNQKQKIKINIVDTPGHSDFSGEVERTLKMVDGVLLLVDAAEGPLPGTKFVLKKSLDLNLQPIVVINKIDRKDARSHEVLDMVFELFLSLGANDQQLDFPTIYAIAKQGIAKTDLDSEAINLEPLFEAIVNNVPPPEGNSDEPFQMLVTSIDYNDYLGRLGIGRISRGTIRLGSPMKVIHRDATIEDARVTKIYTFDGLKRSETNEAHAGDIIAISGMEDVDIGETIADIADPTPLPFVAIEEPTISMNFVVNNSPFAGQDGKYVTTRNLAERLTKELRSNVSLRVELTDSPDMFRVSGRGELHLGILIETMRREGYELQVSRPEVIYKRIDDVLCEPIEHVIIDVPDEFIGVVIENLGRRKGEMKNMISNSGNTRLEFFVPARGLIGFRNEFMTQTKGTGILHHNFHGYEPFKGEIAHRTKGALIALEDGEAVAYGMWKLQERSVFFLEPGTRVYAGMIVGENSREQDMVVNVCKTKQLTNMRASGSDEAVRLEPPRIFTLEKAIEWIGDNEYVEVTPKSIRLRKRYLDHNERNRMEKKKSIELDEA, encoded by the coding sequence ATGACGAAACGAACAGACATTCGAAACATTGCAATTGTTGCGCACGTTGACCACGGGAAAACGACACTCGTTGACCACATGCTTCGGCAAACAGGAACCTTCCGCGAAAACCAAACAGTTGTTACGCGCGTAATGGATTCAAACGATTTGGAAAAAGAGCGTGGAATTACGATTCTTGCAAAGAATACATCAGTTTTTTATCAGCAGAAAAATCAAAAACAAAAAATAAAAATCAATATCGTTGATACGCCGGGGCACTCGGATTTTAGCGGCGAAGTTGAACGAACACTCAAAATGGTTGACGGCGTTTTGCTCCTTGTTGATGCGGCAGAAGGTCCGCTTCCCGGAACAAAATTCGTTTTGAAAAAATCTCTTGATTTGAATTTGCAACCCATTGTTGTCATCAACAAAATTGATAGGAAAGATGCACGCTCGCACGAAGTTCTCGATATGGTGTTTGAACTTTTTCTTTCCCTCGGCGCAAATGACCAGCAACTCGATTTCCCGACAATTTATGCAATTGCAAAACAAGGAATTGCGAAAACTGATTTAGATTCTGAAGCAATCAATCTTGAACCGTTATTTGAGGCGATTGTGAATAACGTTCCACCGCCGGAAGGAAATTCGGATGAGCCGTTTCAAATGCTTGTTACTTCGATTGACTACAACGATTATCTCGGTCGTCTCGGTATCGGAAGAATTTCGCGCGGAACAATTCGTCTCGGTTCGCCGATGAAAGTGATTCATCGCGATGCAACGATTGAAGATGCGCGCGTTACAAAAATTTACACATTCGATGGATTGAAACGCTCGGAGACAAACGAAGCGCACGCCGGTGATATTATTGCCATTTCCGGAATGGAAGATGTTGATATTGGTGAAACAATCGCCGATATCGCCGACCCGACGCCGCTTCCGTTTGTTGCGATTGAAGAGCCAACGATTTCGATGAACTTCGTTGTCAATAATTCTCCCTTTGCAGGACAAGATGGAAAATATGTTACAACAAGAAATCTCGCTGAGCGATTGACGAAAGAATTGCGCTCCAATGTTTCGCTGCGTGTTGAACTCACCGATTCTCCCGATATGTTTCGCGTGAGTGGAAGGGGAGAATTGCATTTGGGAATATTGATTGAAACAATGCGCCGCGAAGGATATGAGTTGCAAGTTTCTCGTCCCGAAGTAATTTACAAACGTATTGATGACGTTCTCTGCGAACCGATTGAACACGTGATTATTGATGTTCCCGACGAATTTATCGGTGTTGTGATTGAAAATTTGGGACGCCGAAAAGGTGAAATGAAAAATATGATTTCTAATAGTGGCAATACGCGATTGGAATTTTTTGTTCCCGCGCGCGGACTCATCGGCTTCCGAAATGAATTTATGACGCAAACAAAAGGAACGGGAATTTTGCATCACAACTTTCACGGTTACGAACCGTTCAAGGGAGAAATTGCTCATCGGACAAAAGGTGCGCTCATTGCATTAGAAGATGGCGAAGCAGTTGCGTATGGAATGTGGAAATTGCAAGAACGTTCTGTGTTTTTTCTTGAACCTGGAACGCGTGTGTATGCGGGAATGATTGTCGGAGAAAATTCGCGTGAGCAAGATATGGTGGTGAATGTGTGCAAAACAAAACAACTCACCAATATGCGCGCAAGCGGAAGCGATGAGGCGGTGCGACTTGAACCTCCGCGTATTTTTACGCTCGAAAAAGCGATTGAATGGATTGGCGATAATGAATATGTTGAAGTAACGCCAAAATCTATTCGTCTCCGCAAACGCTATCTCGACCACAACGAACGGAACAGAATGGAAAAAAAGAAATCCATCGAATTAGACGAAGCATAA